A stretch of the Chlorobiota bacterium genome encodes the following:
- a CDS encoding insulinase family protein, producing the protein MKILIKGFKYIIIVFSFFYIQKCYSQDDSITIRYSRFFLPNDMRVILCPDKTSPTVTAVMMYRVGSKDESPERTGFAHFFEHLMFEGSNNIKHGEIDDLIQIAGGTINGITTNDYTVYYSELPSNQIKLGLWIEAERMKSARIEEAGIESQRRIIREERKQLIDNKQYGFVIENILAYNGLGTPYSWAPIGSAQYIDRARIGEFQDFYKKFYVPNNAILILSGDFDTIKTKSWVLDYFSGIPKGNLIPRQNFEWKPSTKELQIDIKDSKNDLPAISYSYKTIGKKDSDYIAVALLSKILVEGRSSKISQNLISTNSLALDVQGLPLFFEKGGILGIFAVMYPSTIFENIMLELDREISNISNSEVTDQDLNKAKNMMEFEMVEERSNTLEKSIKLGELDFYFQKPALINKEISMMKAITKNDILRVAKKYLDPDNRVILRYKMNK; encoded by the coding sequence TTGAAAATATTGATAAAAGGTTTCAAATATATAATTATAGTATTTTCATTTTTCTACATTCAAAAATGTTATTCTCAAGATGATAGTATTACCATAAGGTATTCTAGGTTCTTCTTGCCTAATGATATGAGGGTAATATTATGTCCAGATAAAACATCCCCAACAGTCACAGCAGTAATGATGTATCGGGTTGGTTCAAAGGATGAATCACCAGAAAGAACAGGGTTCGCACATTTTTTTGAACACCTGATGTTTGAAGGTAGCAATAATATTAAGCATGGAGAAATTGATGACTTAATTCAAATTGCAGGTGGTACTATTAATGGAATTACAACTAATGATTATACAGTTTATTACAGTGAGCTTCCTTCGAATCAAATCAAGTTAGGTTTGTGGATAGAAGCAGAAAGAATGAAAAGTGCTCGAATTGAAGAGGCAGGAATTGAATCTCAAAGAAGAATAATTCGTGAGGAACGAAAACAATTAATTGACAACAAGCAATATGGTTTTGTAATTGAGAATATTCTTGCTTACAATGGATTAGGAACGCCATATTCTTGGGCTCCAATTGGCTCAGCACAATATATTGATAGAGCTAGAATTGGAGAGTTTCAAGACTTTTATAAAAAGTTTTATGTTCCCAATAATGCCATACTCATTTTATCTGGGGATTTTGATACTATTAAAACAAAATCTTGGGTTTTAGATTATTTTTCTGGAATTCCAAAAGGGAATTTAATTCCAAGGCAAAATTTTGAATGGAAGCCATCCACAAAGGAACTCCAAATTGATATTAAAGATTCTAAGAATGATCTCCCAGCAATTTCTTATTCTTATAAAACCATTGGCAAAAAAGATTCTGATTACATTGCAGTGGCTTTGTTATCAAAAATTCTTGTTGAAGGGAGATCTTCAAAAATTTCACAAAATCTAATATCAACTAACTCCCTCGCTTTAGATGTACAAGGGTTACCATTATTTTTTGAAAAAGGGGGTATACTTGGTATATTCGCAGTAATGTATCCTAGCACAATTTTCGAGAATATTATGCTTGAATTAGATAGAGAAATTTCGAATATATCAAATTCAGAAGTTACTGATCAAGACCTAAATAAAGCTAAAAATATGATGGAGTTTGAAATGGTTGAAGAAAGATCTAATACACTTGAAAAGTCAATTAAATTGGGTGAGCTTGATTTTTATTTTCAAAAACCTGCTTTAATAAACAAAGAAATAAGTATGATGAAAGCTATTACCAAAAATGATATTTTAAGAGTTGCAAAAAAATATTTAGATCCAGATAATAGAGTAATTCTGCGTTATAAAATGAATAAATAG
- the nuoD gene encoding NADH dehydrogenase (quinone) subunit D, which produces MNSTATLERVYGERQRKIVSKILDKNITFTEHDPLDNTMVLNMGPQHPATHGVLRVLLRLDGERVEKCIPELGYLHRGYEKLAENITYHEFIPHTDRLDYLSPMSNNVACALSVEKAIGINAPHRAQWIRTLICELARISSHLMAMGAMAMDVGAVTMLLWTFREREKLYDIFEKICGARFTTSYSRIGGVANDFVPEVIPMIKDFISQFPKQLSDFEGLINRNRIFMDRIEGLGVISAKDAISLGLTGPCLRGSGVAHDLRRDEPYLLYPELDFDVITYTDGDCLSRYLVRGDEMKESIKLVNQLLNMNPQGAIIADEAKYSLPHKQEVYTKMEELIHDFMLVNFGAMPEKGEIYQAIESPKGELGFYICSDGTGHPWRMKIHSPSFCNLQALQVMCEGAMISDVVAIIGSLDPVMGEADK; this is translated from the coding sequence TTGAATTCAACTGCAACTCTTGAACGCGTTTATGGAGAAAGACAACGCAAAATTGTTAGTAAAATATTAGATAAAAATATAACATTTACTGAACATGATCCTTTAGATAATACAATGGTATTAAATATGGGACCTCAGCATCCTGCAACTCATGGGGTATTGAGAGTGTTGCTAAGGCTTGATGGTGAAAGAGTAGAAAAATGTATTCCAGAGTTAGGGTACTTACATCGTGGTTATGAAAAACTAGCTGAGAATATTACATATCATGAATTTATTCCTCATACAGATAGGCTTGATTACTTATCGCCAATGTCTAACAATGTTGCTTGTGCATTATCAGTTGAAAAAGCAATTGGTATAAATGCCCCACATAGAGCTCAATGGATTCGAACTCTAATTTGTGAACTTGCACGTATAAGCTCTCACTTAATGGCTATGGGGGCTATGGCAATGGATGTTGGGGCTGTTACAATGTTACTCTGGACTTTCCGAGAACGTGAAAAATTATATGATATTTTTGAGAAGATTTGTGGAGCAAGATTTACAACAAGCTATAGTAGAATTGGTGGTGTGGCAAACGATTTTGTTCCTGAAGTTATTCCTATGATTAAAGATTTTATTTCTCAATTTCCCAAACAATTATCCGATTTTGAAGGACTAATTAATAGAAATAGAATATTCATGGATCGTATTGAAGGGTTAGGTGTAATATCTGCAAAAGATGCTATTTCATTAGGACTTACCGGACCTTGCTTAAGAGGTAGTGGTGTTGCTCATGACCTCCGAAGAGATGAACCATATCTTCTTTATCCTGAATTAGATTTTGATGTAATTACATATACTGATGGAGATTGTTTATCAAGATATTTGGTCCGCGGAGATGAAATGAAAGAATCAATTAAGTTAGTAAATCAACTTCTGAATATGAATCCTCAAGGTGCAATAATTGCCGATGAAGCTAAATATTCTTTACCACATAAGCAGGAAGTTTATACAAAAATGGAGGAACTTATCCATGATTTTATGCTAGTAAATTTTGGTGCAATGCCTGAAAAAGGTGAAATTTATCAAGCAATTGAATCACCTAAAGGTGAACTTGGGTTTTATATCTGTTCGGATGGTACTGGTCACCCTTGGAGAATGAAAATACATTCTCCATCATTTTGTAATCTTCAAGCATTACAAGTTATGTGTGAAGGGGCTATGATATCTGATGTTGTTGCAATTATAGGATCACTAGATCCAGTGATGGGTGAAGCTGATAAGTAA